The Corynebacterium felinum DNA segment GTGCACACGACGCAACACCACACGATCGCTCTGCCATTTCCAGGCGCCCTCCCGCGAAGAACTGGGTCTGGCATGCCCAAATAAATCGCAGGTAGAAGACTGATTCTATGGTCACCTCCAGTCTGAGAAGCCCTAGGTGAGAGGTTGACACCCCGCTGACAAATTCGTAGCCCAAGCTCCCGATCAATACCCGATCAACACTCAACAATTGAGACTGAAATTGAAAGCTACACCACGCATGTAATGCCTCGTTATCACCATAAGCAAAGGCCAGTAGTCAATAACGAGAAAAATACAAATTCTAGTTTCCGAGGCCAGCGAGTACGTAGTGATAGATCGCCGAAAGCCTATTCGTAAAATATTTTGCTACGGTCGCCCTATTGAATTTACTTAACCATTACCCACCATTTGGTTCTTGAACACACTATCGCGGGAAACGAGAGTTATTCAAATCTATACCCTCGTGAAAAAATGAGGCATTTTTCGTTATTGACCCTGCTCTTTCGCCCGAAAACAGCTTGGTGCACCGCGAAGTTTTGAAGAAAAAATAGCAATATTGTTGCGCAGACATTGCCAAGAAACCTGCGGTATGGATCGAACAGTGCGTATGTGAGCGCCTAGAAAACGACGTCACAAGAGCACCAAATTATTACTAACGTTCTGGATTTAAGGAATGGTGGGGATAGTGCGCATGCACTGTAATCCGGGAATCATCACAGGTCATTTCAGCACCAACCCACACCCAACCTTTAAGGGACGTCAGCCGTCAGAAGCGCTAGGAGCTGAGCAATCCGAGAGTGCCCCGTGTTGCTTGTGGAGCATCAGGGATCGTGCAGCTATGTTCTAAGCGGAAACGTTGCACAACAATTGGCTGACCTTTGTACTTACCGGTCTGATAGATCGCCACGCCGTGGCCTACCTCACGGTAGCCACCACCCAGGAGATTCGCATTGTGGCCCGGGCTTCCCACCCACATACCAAATGCACGTTCAGGCTGGTCACGGAAGGTCACGGCAATATTCTCGCCATGCCAGAAGCCATGGGAGCACATGTTCCGACCATCGCTATCATGATAGAACTCGCCGGTACGAGCCAAGTGATCAGCCCATTGCTGAGCGCTGGCATCCAGGTCTGAAGCTTGATTGACTGATTTCTTGCCGTGAATCAAGCGGTGTCCATTGACTTGCGCAGTAATCATCGAGCTCAGACCGGCGGGATCAACCGTCCTGAGATTCGTGAAATGCACAGGCACACCTGGGAATTGAGGTGATGCAGCCTGGTAGGACAATGAAGACGTCTCATCCTTCACGTCTTGATCAAAGTGGCTGACACCGAAGGGTAGTGCGATGCCAACAGTGGCGAAAATTAGGGCTAGATTACGCCGAATCTTGGTGTCCATGGGTTATAGCACCTCGCTTGTAAAGTCTGACAAATGAGCTAAAAGCTCAGGGACACGAGCATTTTGGTCACTTAGCTAAGAAAGTGCTCAAAAAAACAACATCAAATAAAAGTGATCCTTGTCAAAAAATGTAGACACAGTCAACAAATTAGTAGTTTGTGTCAACAAAAGGCCCGACACATCTTTGACAACCTTTCTACAAGCTAATAACCTGCAGAATTGTAATAAACATGGAAATTTCCGTCTTATTAAATCCAGTCGAAAACTGTCGTTAAAAAATTTTTTCTGCCACCCCCGCCGCAGGGCTACAGATGAAAGATTTGTGCACGAGTGCGAGACACATAAGGAACAACTTAAAAACCAAACTGAATTACCTTAAAAGACAACTAACTTTTGTCCACTTTCCCCAAAATCGGAAACCTCAACGCACTGTTAGTCCTTACAGCTTTCTCCAATAGCGTTCGCCAATAGACCGTCAGTTTACCCCCGTGACCACCCCCTTTTTAAACCAAGGTTGTCTTTTTGCTCGACGCTAGAGGGCACTAAAAAAGCAGGCCTTAGTCAGAGACTAAGGCCTGCTTAAAGCAAATTTAATGGGTGCCCAACTGTTCAGAAACATTCTGCTGACTTGGCTGAACGTTCGTGCGAGAACGCACCCATTCAGCAACAAGTTCAACAGCGGCATCAACCGGCACCCCGTTTACCTGAGTTCCATCTAAGAAACGGAAGGAAACGGCGTTTGACTCCACATCTCGGGCACCTGCAAGCAACATAAACGGAACTTTGCCCTGAGTATGGTTACGAATCTTCTTCTGCATACGATCGTCGGAAGTATCCACCGTCGCACGGATACCCTGATCGCGAAGACGCTGGGTTATCTTCTCCAAATGCTCGGAGAACGTATCAGCAACCGGGATACCCACAACCTGATGCGGAGCAAGCCACACGGGGAATGCCCCAGCGTAGTGCTCCAGAAGAACTCCGAAGAATCGTTCGATTGAGCCGAACAGTGCACGGTGAATCATGATTGGGCGTTTCTTGGCACCGTCGTTGGCGGTGTACTCCAGGTTGAAACGCTCAGGCAAGTTGAAGTCCAACTGTACGGTCGACATCTGCCAGGTTCGGCCAATAGCGTCACGAGCCTGGACGGAAATCTTCGGGCCATAGAAGGCTGCACCGGCTGGGTCTGGAACGAGCTCTAAACCGGAGGCATCAGCTACGCGCTGCAAGATTGCGGTAGATTTTTCCCAGATCTCGTCTGAGCCAACGAATTTGTTGGGGTCCTTGGTGGACAGTTCAAGATAGAAGTCGTCCAAGCCATAGTCACGGAGCAACGAGATGATGAAGTCCAAAACTGTGGTCAGCTCTTGTTCAAGCTGATCCTCGGTGCAGTAGATGTGGGCGTCGTCTTGCGTGAAGCCACGGGCACGCGTTAAACCGTGAATAACCCCGGACTTTTCGTATCGGTATACGGTACCGAATTCGAACAAACGTAGGGGAAGTTCACGATAAGAGCGGCCGCGGGATGCGAAGATCAAGTTGTGCATCGGGCAGTTCATGGGCTTTGCGTAGTAGTCCTGCGCAGGCTTGGTCACGTTTCCGTCTTCGTCGATTTCGCCGTCAAGCTGCATCGGAGGGAACATGCCATCAGCATAGAAATCCAGGTGTCCTGACTTCTGGAACAGATCCCCCTTGGTGATATGAGGGGTGTTTACGAAGGAGTAACCGGCCTGGATGTGACGGCGACGCGAATGCTCTTCCATCTCAAGACGCACAATGCCGCCGTTGGGGTGGAACACTGGGAAGCCGGAGCCGATTTCATCTGGGAAGGAGAAGAGGTCGAGTTCGGAGCCAAGGCGACGGTGATCGCGCTTTTCAGCTTCAGCCAGCTGGTGCTGGTACTCTTCGAGTGCTTCTTGGGACTCCCAGGCGGTGCCGTAGATTCGCTGCAGGCCAGCCTTCGACTGGTCGCCACGCCAGTATGCTGCCGAGGAGCGGGTAAGCGCGAACGCTGGGATGTACTTCGTAGTAGGAACGTGAGGGCCGCGGCACAGGTCGTACCATTCAACTTCGCCGGTGCGGGGGTTGAGGTTGTAGTAGCCGGTGAGTTCGCCTGCTCCTACTTCCGTTGCTTCATCAGAGTCAGGATCAACGGATCCCTTGTCCTCGATCAGTTCCAGCTTGTAGGGCTCGTTTGCCAGTGCTTGGGCAGCATCAGCTTGATCAGCGTAAACGCGACGTTCAAACTTTTGACCCTGCTTAATGATCTTCTTCATGCGCTTTTCAATACGCTGAAGATCTTCTGGGGTGAATGGTTCAGCTACATCGAAGTCGTAGTAGAAGCCGTTGTCGATGGCTGGGCCGATACCAAGTTTGGTACCGGGGAACTCTAATTGCACAGCTTGAGCCAACACGTGTGTGGTTGAGTGGCGGATGACGCCACGGCCTTCCTCAGTGTTTGCGGGAACTGGGGTGACGTCCATATCAGTGTCGGGAACGAAGGACAGGTCCCTCAGGTTTCCCTCAACATCCTTGATGCAAACGATGGCTTCGGGGCCTTTGTTTGGCAATTCCAACTCGCGCATAGCAGCACCAGCTGGGGTTCCGGCGGGTACCGTGAAAGGCTTGTGTGGATTTGCAGCAGCAGTAGTGAACTGTGCCATGAGTAGTGCGCTCCTTTGTGAGCTCAGGCACCCACACGTCATACCTGGACGCGAGGTGCATAGGAAAAGTTATGGTATGGCGCCACCCACCCTTTGAGGTTTTCACATGCACGAGACAGAGAAATCCTTGCAGAACAAGCTCCCCCATTGTGTGAGGTTCACAGTTAGTACTGGTAGAAACGGCGGTAAACGTTGTATCCAGCGTTGATAGGGCAAACTGTGTCTACACACGATGTGGGGATACTTGCTTCAGTGTTTTTCATCACATAGTGATGCGAAAATGCAAAAGTGGGGCTCGAGAACACCCAACGAAAGTGGATGGAAGTCTCGCACCCCACAGGATCGACGCTTTGAAGACCACGAGAATCCCAAGCGAGATCATTGCATAAGATTTGAAGGTGGGTAACAGGTTTATCCTAGCTGATGTGCACCTTAAGATTCCAGCAAGGACTGACCCCAGTAGGTGTCACGAGTGCTTTCATTCTCCGATGTTCCTGGAGGGATAACATAGACTGCCGATCCGATGTGGGTGATCCATTCGTTCAAGCGGTCGCCGTCGTTGAGGCGCTGCTGGATGGGAACAAATTGTGTCAGTGGATTTTGCTGGAAGCAGATGAAGATAAGACCTGCATTGGATGACTGGTCTGAGCCTGGAATTGGGGCTTCATCGTAGTTGTAGGCGCGGCGTCGCATGCGCTGCTTGGGTTCGTTTGCAGCTGGTGCCGCCAGTGCCATATGGCTGCGGGGGTCGATGACAGGTAGACCGTAGTCGTCGCGGGCTTCGAAATCCGCTGGGTCGAATTCGTCAGTGCCTGTCAGCGGCGCACCGTTGTGGAGGAAACGTCCCATCGATTCTTCGCGGGAGAAACGGTCAAGGATTTCCCAGCGGTCGAGGTCCATATTGATTCGTCGTACGACCATGCAGGTTCCGCCTTGTGCCCACTTGGGTGCTTGTTTGGTGGAGTTGATCCAGACGTAGTCGTCGTATTCTTCATCTTTTCGTGGGTTTACTGTGCCGTCGAGCTGTCCGAAGAGGTTACGTGGGGTGGATTCTGGTTTTCGGGAGCCGTTGGCTGTGAGGAATCCTTGCTGCATCCATTGGATTTGAGCGAAGTCGACTGCTGCGCGGTGCATGTGTCGCGTTGCAAAGGCAAGGGTGACGGGGTCGTCGCAGCACACTTGCAGGACGATGTCGGAGTCGCCCCAGGCTGGGTCGAGTTTGTCTTCGCTGAATTTTGGTAGTGGCGCTAACCATTCAGGGCGTTGCTCTGGTTTGCCGATGATATCGAAGAAACGGGGCCCGAATCCGCAGGTAATGGTCAGATTTGCGGGCGTGGTTGTCATTTCTGGTTCGAGAGATCCGAGGGGGTTTTCACCTTGGGTGAGGCGTCGTGCATCTTCGGTCCAGAGTTTCAGCAGACGGGAGACGGATTCGGCGTTGTTTCCGGCACGAAGGCTAAAAGCGATGACGTTGACGTGGGCTTGCCCTGGCGTATCGACGCCCGCCTGATGTTCGCCGTCGAAAGGCACCGTCGCAGTGGTGAGGTGTAGTTGCGGGTCAGCAGCTTGTTCCGCGGAGGAATCGGTGCTTGCGGTGACTGCGTTGCTGCAGGCGGCGAGCGCTACTGCTGAGGAGGCAACTGAGGCGCCGAGCATGAAATTGCGGCGGCTAAGTACGGGAC contains these protein-coding regions:
- a CDS encoding Dyp-type peroxidase, which encodes MSSLCPHNANDNNRHHEPSGPVLSRRNFMLGASVASSAVALAACSNAVTASTDSSAEQAADPQLHLTTATVPFDGEHQAGVDTPGQAHVNVIAFSLRAGNNAESVSRLLKLWTEDARRLTQGENPLGSLEPEMTTTPANLTITCGFGPRFFDIIGKPEQRPEWLAPLPKFSEDKLDPAWGDSDIVLQVCCDDPVTLAFATRHMHRAAVDFAQIQWMQQGFLTANGSRKPESTPRNLFGQLDGTVNPRKDEEYDDYVWINSTKQAPKWAQGGTCMVVRRINMDLDRWEILDRFSREESMGRFLHNGAPLTGTDEFDPADFEARDDYGLPVIDPRSHMALAAPAANEPKQRMRRRAYNYDEAPIPGSDQSSNAGLIFICFQQNPLTQFVPIQQRLNDGDRLNEWITHIGSAVYVIPPGTSENESTRDTYWGQSLLES
- the thrS gene encoding threonine--tRNA ligase, encoding MAQFTTAAANPHKPFTVPAGTPAGAAMRELELPNKGPEAIVCIKDVEGNLRDLSFVPDTDMDVTPVPANTEEGRGVIRHSTTHVLAQAVQLEFPGTKLGIGPAIDNGFYYDFDVAEPFTPEDLQRIEKRMKKIIKQGQKFERRVYADQADAAQALANEPYKLELIEDKGSVDPDSDEATEVGAGELTGYYNLNPRTGEVEWYDLCRGPHVPTTKYIPAFALTRSSAAYWRGDQSKAGLQRIYGTAWESQEALEEYQHQLAEAEKRDHRRLGSELDLFSFPDEIGSGFPVFHPNGGIVRLEMEEHSRRRHIQAGYSFVNTPHITKGDLFQKSGHLDFYADGMFPPMQLDGEIDEDGNVTKPAQDYYAKPMNCPMHNLIFASRGRSYRELPLRLFEFGTVYRYEKSGVIHGLTRARGFTQDDAHIYCTEDQLEQELTTVLDFIISLLRDYGLDDFYLELSTKDPNKFVGSDEIWEKSTAILQRVADASGLELVPDPAGAAFYGPKISVQARDAIGRTWQMSTVQLDFNLPERFNLEYTANDGAKKRPIMIHRALFGSIERFFGVLLEHYAGAFPVWLAPHQVVGIPVADTFSEHLEKITQRLRDQGIRATVDTSDDRMQKKIRNHTQGKVPFMLLAGARDVESNAVSFRFLDGTQVNGVPVDAAVELVAEWVRSRTNVQPSQQNVSEQLGTH
- a CDS encoding CAP domain-containing protein — protein: MDTKIRRNLALIFATVGIALPFGVSHFDQDVKDETSSLSYQAASPQFPGVPVHFTNLRTVDPAGLSSMITAQVNGHRLIHGKKSVNQASDLDASAQQWADHLARTGEFYHDSDGRNMCSHGFWHGENIAVTFRDQPERAFGMWVGSPGHNANLLGGGYREVGHGVAIYQTGKYKGQPIVVQRFRLEHSCTIPDAPQATRGTLGLLSS